The following proteins are co-located in the Solea solea chromosome 21, fSolSol10.1, whole genome shotgun sequence genome:
- the cabp5a gene encoding calcium-binding protein 5a: protein MQPHLLSYISAASTQAGHTHTHTHTQAEAEAGLFRLSRGKQRHTEEEEEEEEKEGTIKKERGARKLHRSAESSLQRSCMMRLAEEKKSPEEDMSLGAACIFLRGGKNKSRGLADEEIEELRDAFNEFDKDKDGLISCKDLGNLMRTMGYMPTEMELIELSQNINMNLGGSVDFEDFVELMAPKLLAETAGMIGMKELKDAFKEFDIDGDGEITTQELRAAMMKLMGEHMTQREIDAIVKEADDNGDGTVDFEEFVRMMSRQ, encoded by the exons ATGCAGCCACACCTCCTCTCATACATCTCAGCAGCATCAACGCaggctggacacacacacacacacacacacacacaggcagaggcagaggcaggtcTGTTCAGGCTGAGCAGagggaaacagagacacactgaggaggaggaggaggaggaagagaaggaggggacgataaagaaagagaggggagCCAGAAAGCTGCACAGGTCAGCTGAGTCCTCACTGCAACGCTCGTGTATGATGCGATTGGCTGAAGAGAAGAAATCACCTGAGGAAG ACATGAGTTTGGGGGCAGCGTGCATTTTCCTGCGAGGAGGGAAAAACAAG TCCAGAGGACTGGCTGATGAGGAGATAGAAG AGCTGCGTGATGCATTCAATGAGTTCGACAAAGACAAGGACGGACTGATCAGCTGTAAGGACCTGGGGAACCTGATGAGGACCATGGGCTACATGCCCACTGAGATGGAACTGATTGAGCTGAGccaaaacatcaacatgaacC TCGGCGGCAGTGTGGACTTTGAGGACTTTGTGGAGCTGATGGCTCCGAAGCTTCTGGCAGAAACAGCTGGGATGATCGGCATGAAGGAGCTCAAAGACGCTTTTAAAGAG TTTGACATTGACGGAGACGGAGAGATCACCACCCAGGAGCTGCGGGCGGCCATGATGAAGCTGATGGGTGAGCACATGACTCAACGAGAGATCGACGCCATAGTGAAAGAAGCCGATGACAACGGAGACGGCACAGTAGACTTTGAAG AGTTCGTCAGAATGATGTCCCGTCAATGA